A genomic stretch from Shewanella sediminis HAW-EB3 includes:
- a CDS encoding rhodanese-like domain-containing protein, which yields MKPYLSITLLCAFMGMSTQAMAYDTQLAQSYQQQFSQAKGASAGKAIGLISAEAFVKQLQSNKAMLAVDIRTPQERQIFGLAMENKLNIGIDELFTPENLAQLPKDKPVVLVCKSGARAMAAGTALRHLGYDNVKILKGGYGKLTKYVGPKIAK from the coding sequence ATGAAACCCTATTTAAGTATCACCCTGCTATGCGCATTTATGGGAATGAGCACCCAGGCTATGGCCTACGATACCCAGCTGGCACAGAGTTATCAGCAGCAGTTTAGTCAGGCAAAAGGAGCCAGTGCAGGTAAGGCTATAGGTCTGATTAGTGCAGAAGCATTTGTTAAGCAGTTACAGTCGAATAAAGCCATGCTAGCCGTGGATATTCGTACTCCACAAGAGCGTCAGATCTTTGGTCTCGCTATGGAGAATAAATTAAATATCGGTATCGATGAGTTGTTTACGCCAGAGAATTTAGCGCAACTCCCCAAAGATAAGCCTGTCGTTTTGGTATGTAAATCGGGTGCCAGAGCGATGGCAGCCGGAACGGCGTTACGCCACCTAGGCTACGACAACGTGAAAATCTTGAAGGGCGGTTACGGTAAATTGACTAAGTATGTAGGCCCTAAGATCGCTAAATAA
- a CDS encoding efflux RND transporter permease subunit produces MLQRLIEVAIRNRLLVVLALIAVAIASVAMLPKLNLDAFPDVTNVQVTVNTEAEGLAAEEVEKLISYPVESAMYALPAVTEVRSLSRTGLSLVTVVFAEGTDIYFARQQVFEQLQAAREMIPDGIGVPEIGPNTSGLGQIYQYILRAAPGSGIDAAELRSLNDYLVKLIMMPVGGVTDVLSFGGDVRQYQVQIDPNKLLSFGLSMEQVTTALESNNRNAGGWFMDQGQEQLVVRGYGLLPSGDEGLKAIALIPLTEFAGTPIRVGDIAKVDYGSEIRVGAVTMTRRDEAGTPQVLGEVVAGVILKRMGANTKATIDDINARTSLVEQALPDGVTFEVFYDQADLVEQAVTTVRDALLMAFVFIVVILALFLVNIRATMLVLLSIPVSICLALMVMSYFGMSANLMSLGGLAVAIGMLVDGSVVMVENIFKHLTQPDRRHLGAARERADGEVDPHHVDEDQHGIAMRVMLAAKEVCSPIFFATAIIIVVFAPLFALEGVEGKLFQPMAVSIILAMLSALAVALVAVPALAVFLFKRGITLRDSAVLKPIEKGYRRLLTATMARPKTVVITALTLFVLSMSLLPQLGTEFVPELEEGTINLRVTLAPTASLGTSLDVAPKLEKMLLEFPEVEYALSRIGAAELGGDPEPVNNIEIYIGLKPVEQWQSASSRVELQKLMEAKLSVYPGLLFTFSQPIATRVDELLSGVKAQLAIKIFGPDLDVLSQSGERLTELVSTIPGAVDVSLEQVSGEAQLVVRPKRDLLARYGISVDEVMSLVSQGIGGVSAGQVIDGNARYDINVRLAEEYRNAPDALRDLILSGVNGATVRLGEVASVEVEMAPPNIRRDDVQRRVVVQANVSGRDMGSVVNDIYAIIPEAKLPAGYTVVVGGQYENQQRAQQKLMLVVPISIGLIALLLYFSFGSIKQVGLIMANVPLALIGGVVALFISGTYLSVPSSIGFITLFGVAVLNGVVLVDSINQRRQSALDDASGANGGGESLYDSVYEGTVGRLRPVLMTALTSALGLIPILISTGVGSEIQQPLAVVIIGGLFSSTALTLLVLPTLYRWLYQGKDVTGVSRELEALD; encoded by the coding sequence ATGTTACAGAGACTTATTGAGGTTGCGATCCGTAACCGTCTGTTGGTGGTGTTGGCATTGATCGCGGTTGCGATCGCCAGTGTGGCCATGTTACCCAAATTAAATCTGGATGCCTTTCCGGATGTGACCAATGTGCAGGTTACGGTTAATACCGAAGCCGAAGGCCTGGCGGCCGAAGAAGTTGAAAAACTGATCAGTTATCCGGTCGAATCGGCCATGTACGCGCTTCCTGCGGTAACTGAGGTGCGTTCGCTCTCCCGTACCGGGCTTTCTCTGGTGACCGTAGTGTTCGCCGAAGGGACCGATATCTACTTCGCTCGTCAGCAGGTGTTTGAGCAGTTGCAAGCGGCAAGAGAGATGATCCCCGACGGTATCGGTGTGCCGGAAATTGGCCCCAATACCTCCGGACTGGGCCAGATATATCAGTATATCCTGCGGGCCGCACCCGGCTCAGGTATCGATGCTGCCGAGCTTCGTAGCCTGAATGATTATCTGGTTAAGCTCATCATGATGCCTGTGGGTGGTGTCACCGATGTACTCTCATTTGGTGGTGACGTGCGCCAGTATCAGGTGCAGATCGATCCTAACAAGTTGCTGAGCTTTGGTTTGTCGATGGAGCAGGTCACCACGGCACTGGAGAGTAATAACCGTAATGCCGGTGGTTGGTTTATGGACCAGGGTCAGGAGCAGTTGGTTGTTCGTGGCTACGGCTTGCTGCCTTCCGGCGATGAGGGACTGAAGGCGATAGCTTTGATCCCGCTAACCGAATTTGCGGGTACCCCGATCCGGGTTGGCGATATCGCCAAGGTTGATTACGGCAGTGAGATAAGAGTGGGCGCTGTGACCATGACACGCAGGGATGAAGCCGGTACGCCACAGGTGCTTGGCGAAGTCGTAGCAGGCGTTATCTTAAAGCGTATGGGGGCAAACACTAAGGCGACTATCGATGATATCAATGCCAGAACCTCATTAGTTGAACAGGCACTACCCGATGGTGTGACGTTTGAGGTCTTCTACGATCAAGCCGATCTCGTTGAGCAGGCGGTGACTACGGTACGCGATGCGCTCTTGATGGCCTTCGTGTTTATTGTGGTTATCCTGGCGCTGTTTTTGGTAAACATCCGTGCCACCATGCTGGTGCTGCTTTCTATACCGGTATCTATCTGCTTAGCTTTGATGGTGATGTCCTATTTCGGCATGTCGGCTAACCTGATGTCGCTCGGCGGTCTGGCGGTTGCCATCGGTATGTTGGTCGATGGCTCGGTGGTGATGGTTGAGAATATCTTTAAGCATCTGACCCAGCCCGATAGACGTCATTTAGGCGCCGCGCGCGAGCGCGCCGATGGCGAGGTCGATCCTCACCATGTAGATGAAGATCAGCACGGTATCGCCATGCGAGTCATGTTGGCGGCTAAAGAAGTCTGTAGCCCTATCTTCTTTGCTACGGCGATTATCATAGTGGTATTTGCGCCATTGTTTGCACTGGAAGGGGTCGAAGGTAAGCTATTCCAGCCTATGGCAGTGAGTATTATCTTAGCCATGCTCTCGGCCCTGGCCGTGGCCTTGGTTGCAGTACCAGCCTTAGCCGTTTTCCTCTTTAAGCGCGGTATCACACTCAGAGATAGTGCGGTATTAAAGCCTATCGAGAAAGGGTATCGCCGCCTGCTAACGGCAACCATGGCAAGGCCTAAGACTGTAGTGATCACCGCGCTTACCCTGTTTGTGCTGAGTATGTCGTTGTTGCCTCAATTGGGAACCGAGTTTGTTCCCGAGCTCGAAGAGGGCACGATTAACCTGAGGGTCACCTTAGCACCGACCGCCAGTCTGGGCACCTCCCTCGATGTGGCGCCTAAGCTGGAAAAGATGTTGCTGGAGTTCCCTGAGGTCGAGTATGCGCTGAGTCGAATCGGTGCGGCAGAGCTTGGGGGCGATCCTGAGCCTGTGAATAATATCGAGATCTATATCGGTCTGAAGCCTGTCGAGCAGTGGCAGTCAGCATCGAGTCGGGTTGAACTGCAGAAGCTGATGGAAGCCAAACTCAGTGTCTATCCGGGTCTTCTGTTTACCTTCTCTCAACCTATCGCGACGCGAGTCGATGAGCTGTTATCCGGCGTAAAGGCGCAGCTGGCGATTAAAATCTTCGGGCCTGATCTGGATGTATTGTCACAAAGTGGTGAGAGGCTAACCGAGTTGGTATCAACCATCCCGGGTGCGGTCGATGTGTCACTGGAGCAGGTGAGTGGTGAAGCTCAGTTAGTGGTTCGTCCAAAGCGCGATCTGCTTGCCCGCTACGGAATCAGTGTCGATGAAGTGATGAGCCTGGTTAGTCAGGGGATCGGCGGTGTAAGTGCCGGTCAGGTGATAGATGGTAATGCCAGATATGACATCAACGTGCGACTCGCCGAAGAGTATCGAAATGCGCCCGATGCGCTCAGAGATCTGATCCTCAGTGGCGTTAACGGTGCTACCGTGCGTTTAGGCGAGGTGGCCAGTGTCGAAGTTGAGATGGCTCCACCGAATATCAGACGTGACGATGTTCAACGTCGCGTGGTGGTTCAGGCGAACGTATCGGGCCGCGATATGGGCTCTGTGGTTAACGATATCTACGCCATTATTCCAGAGGCGAAGCTGCCTGCGGGCTATACCGTAGTGGTTGGTGGTCAATATGAGAATCAGCAGCGTGCTCAGCAAAAACTGATGTTGGTTGTGCCTATCTCAATTGGCTTAATCGCGCTGTTACTCTATTTCTCGTTTGGTTCTATTAAGCAGGTCGGTCTGATCATGGCCAATGTGCCTTTAGCCTTGATTGGTGGCGTAGTGGCGCTGTTCATCAGTGGTACCTACCTGTCGGTTCCAAGTTCAATCGGTTTTATCACCCTATTTGGTGTCGCGGTATTGAATGGTGTGGTGCTGGTGGACTCCATCAATCAGCGTCGACAGTCGGCATTAGATGACGCCTCTGGTGCTAATGGCGGTGGAGAGAGCCTCTATGATTCTGTTTATGAGGGAACGGTAGGACGATTGCGCCCGGTATTGATGACGGCATTGACCTCGGCGCTCGGACTTATTCCTATCCTTATCTCGACCGGAGTGGGAAGTGAGATCCAGCAGCCTTTGGCAGTTGTGATCATAGGCGGCCTGTTTAGCTCGACAGCCCTGACTCTGTTGGTACTACCGACCTTATATCGTTGGTTATATCAGGGTAAGGATGTAACCGGTGTGAGCAGAGAGCTTGAGGCGTTAGATTAG
- a CDS encoding TolC family protein — protein sequence MKKTIIASLLLAYLTSGAASAQAAIEADLQAPSLAYTPCTSVNNSANQTHFESWLPGLMQSFNALPEVAAQQARRTQAELSIKAADQAVYNPELGLDYQNASEDTYTLGISQTIDWGDKRGAATRKAQLESEIMLSDISLERSQMLAGSIQALVEQAQNRKAVVFQKQQLQAAKTQFEIAKQQMQVGDLSAVELKLIQLDVASKAADYAIAEQASITSDANVLMLLGDSELPFSGFLGALTLPKVSTQVDPELPALKSAYQQVLLAKVTVQQVKADTSADPTVSLNAEREGEENKFGVGISIPLQVRNNYSETLAVASQDIAVAEQTYLARERVLIQQQKKFHLSLPRLTERYQDWRELVLTSGQEAASALAQQWRAGDINTSDYLQSQRQLSSSYLVGLTLETALYQSWLEWMGASGQLESFLQAQLSAQPSHSASNMAAAL from the coding sequence CACCATGTACATCGGTGAACAATAGTGCCAATCAAACCCATTTCGAGTCTTGGCTACCTGGCCTGATGCAGAGCTTCAACGCCCTGCCTGAAGTTGCCGCTCAACAGGCGAGACGCACTCAAGCCGAGTTGAGTATTAAGGCGGCCGATCAGGCGGTCTATAATCCCGAGCTGGGTTTGGATTACCAGAATGCAAGCGAAGATACCTATACGCTCGGCATCAGCCAGACTATTGATTGGGGGGATAAGCGTGGTGCGGCGACACGTAAAGCCCAGCTTGAGTCTGAAATTATGCTCTCCGATATCTCGTTGGAGCGAAGTCAGATGTTGGCCGGTTCGATACAGGCTCTTGTCGAACAAGCTCAAAACCGAAAGGCGGTAGTGTTTCAAAAACAGCAACTGCAAGCGGCTAAGACGCAATTTGAGATCGCCAAGCAGCAGATGCAGGTCGGTGATCTATCGGCTGTAGAACTTAAATTGATTCAACTTGATGTGGCGAGTAAAGCCGCCGACTACGCAATAGCCGAGCAAGCCTCCATCACCTCGGATGCCAATGTGTTGATGTTACTCGGGGATAGCGAACTACCCTTTAGCGGGTTTCTCGGAGCGTTAACGCTTCCAAAGGTATCGACACAGGTAGACCCTGAGTTACCCGCTTTGAAGAGTGCTTATCAGCAAGTGCTATTAGCCAAGGTGACGGTTCAACAGGTGAAGGCCGACACATCAGCCGATCCCACCGTCAGCTTAAATGCCGAGCGCGAGGGTGAAGAGAACAAGTTCGGGGTTGGTATCTCAATTCCCTTGCAGGTCCGCAATAATTACAGTGAAACCTTAGCCGTGGCCAGCCAGGACATTGCCGTTGCCGAGCAAACTTATCTGGCGCGTGAAAGGGTGCTGATTCAACAGCAGAAGAAGTTCCATTTAAGTCTGCCAAGACTCACCGAGCGCTATCAAGATTGGCGTGAATTGGTGCTTACTTCGGGTCAGGAAGCCGCATCGGCATTGGCTCAACAATGGCGAGCCGGTGACATCAATACCAGTGATTATCTGCAAAGTCAGCGTCAGCTTTCAAGCAGTTACCTTGTCGGCTTGACTCTGGAGACGGCTCTGTATCAGAGCTGGCTGGAGTGGATGGGCGCCAGCGGGCAACTTGAATCATTTCTTCAGGCACAACTTTCAGCTCAGCCCTCGCATTCAGCATCAAATATGGCTGCAGCACTGTAA
- a CDS encoding efflux RND transporter periplasmic adaptor subunit, translating into MKNQQSVNNSFELNATGNATTNAITRAMGFGLFITLAAAISLPSAAFAGEGHDHGAETADKTDLKNISLATDDDGHDHGEEEGHDHGAEATEKAQLNNISLANTSPETADDGHGHGEEAEEEGHALELTAEQQQLAGIEVARLSEESFSLEAVATATLVVDRDRTMTLAPQLDVRIEQRHVVPGQEVEKGQPLLTLGGVAVAQAQAEYINAAAEWSRVKRMSKSAVSASRRLQAQVDAELKRATLEAMKMTTSQIGALESNPETIGSYQLLAPINGRVQQDLAMLGQVVTSGTALMQLTDESHLWVEAQVTPKQSENVSIGSKALVRVGDKTLEAKIIGRSHELDSVTRTEQILVSLENPGHVIHAGQFAELYLPNAVQGGVILPDAALTRGGDGDWQVFIQDEDGFEAVEVEVVERQRGMNLVRGLAAGSNVVVSGAFFLASEQAKSGFDIHNH; encoded by the coding sequence ATGAAAAACCAGCAATCAGTTAATAATAGTTTCGAGCTCAATGCGACAGGCAATGCGACAACCAATGCGATCACCAGAGCCATGGGCTTTGGTCTGTTTATCACCTTAGCCGCTGCAATCTCGCTACCTTCTGCCGCATTTGCGGGCGAAGGACATGACCATGGTGCCGAAACGGCGGATAAAACAGATCTAAAAAATATCTCACTGGCAACCGACGATGACGGACATGACCATGGAGAGGAAGAGGGGCATGATCATGGTGCAGAAGCGACTGAGAAAGCACAACTCAACAATATCTCATTAGCAAATACCTCACCAGAAACCGCCGATGATGGACACGGGCATGGAGAGGAAGCGGAAGAGGAGGGGCATGCCCTTGAGCTCACTGCAGAGCAGCAACAGCTGGCAGGCATTGAGGTTGCCAGGCTCTCAGAAGAGTCGTTCAGTCTAGAGGCTGTGGCAACGGCTACCTTAGTAGTCGACAGAGACAGAACCATGACTCTGGCGCCTCAGCTGGATGTCAGAATTGAGCAGCGTCATGTCGTACCGGGACAAGAGGTGGAAAAAGGGCAGCCCTTGTTGACCTTAGGCGGCGTTGCCGTGGCGCAGGCGCAGGCCGAATACATTAATGCCGCGGCCGAATGGAGTCGTGTTAAGCGTATGAGTAAGAGCGCAGTAAGTGCGAGCCGCCGTCTTCAGGCGCAGGTCGATGCCGAGCTAAAGCGTGCAACCCTTGAAGCGATGAAGATGACCACCTCTCAGATCGGCGCGTTAGAGTCTAATCCTGAAACTATCGGTAGCTATCAACTTCTGGCCCCTATCAATGGGCGCGTTCAGCAAGATCTTGCCATGCTGGGTCAGGTTGTGACTTCGGGGACGGCTCTGATGCAGCTCACCGATGAGTCACATCTATGGGTCGAAGCTCAGGTCACGCCAAAGCAGTCTGAGAACGTGAGTATCGGCAGCAAGGCTCTGGTTCGGGTCGGGGATAAAACCTTAGAGGCTAAGATTATCGGTCGTTCTCATGAGCTCGATAGTGTGACGCGCACCGAGCAGATTTTGGTGAGTCTTGAAAACCCCGGCCACGTCATTCATGCGGGTCAATTTGCTGAGTTATATCTTCCCAATGCAGTGCAAGGGGGGGTCATTCTTCCCGATGCGGCACTGACGCGTGGTGGCGATGGTGACTGGCAGGTGTTTATTCAAGATGAGGATGGCTTTGAGGCCGTCGAAGTGGAAGTGGTTGAACGTCAGCGCGGCATGAACTTAGTTCGTGGTCTGGCTGCGGGCAGTAATGTTGTGGTATCCGGGGCATTCTTTCTAGCCTCAGAGCAAGCCAAATCAGGCTTCGATATCCATAACCACTAA
- a CDS encoding cation diffusion facilitator family transporter: MAHAHAHDFESNSKKLYIAIIINVILTLFQIVGGIMAGSLSLLADALHNFSDAGAIIIAVIARRIGNKPASSRMTFGYKRAEIIGTLINSVSLIAVGIYLIAESINRYFNPQPVDGWIVFAVAGIALIIDIATALLTYSSGAKDNLNIRAAFIHNVSDAMASVAVIIAGILIIYFQWYVVDLITTAIISVYVIYHGAILLRKAILILMEATPEEIDIDKIKTEICKLEPIESIEHVHVWEISDKRYMFTANLILVDKSQSEAALQLVKQCLATEFNIEHTTLEVIDKTQDNGQCA; encoded by the coding sequence ATGGCACATGCCCACGCTCATGATTTTGAATCTAATAGTAAAAAGTTATATATCGCCATTATTATTAACGTCATTCTGACTCTGTTTCAGATTGTCGGAGGTATTATGGCGGGGAGCCTATCTCTCTTAGCCGATGCCCTGCACAACTTCAGTGATGCCGGCGCTATCATCATTGCCGTTATCGCACGTCGTATAGGTAATAAACCTGCCAGTAGCCGCATGACATTTGGTTATAAACGAGCGGAAATTATTGGCACATTAATCAACAGTGTCTCCTTGATTGCCGTCGGTATCTATCTGATTGCCGAATCTATCAACCGCTATTTTAACCCGCAGCCGGTAGACGGTTGGATTGTCTTTGCCGTTGCAGGCATCGCCCTGATCATCGATATCGCCACGGCACTGTTAACTTACTCCTCCGGTGCTAAAGACAATCTCAATATTCGCGCCGCATTTATCCATAATGTCTCAGATGCCATGGCCTCGGTGGCCGTTATCATCGCGGGTATCTTGATCATCTACTTCCAGTGGTATGTGGTCGACCTCATCACTACCGCAATCATCTCTGTCTATGTGATCTATCATGGCGCGATTTTGCTACGTAAGGCGATTTTGATCTTGATGGAAGCCACGCCTGAAGAGATAGATATCGATAAAATAAAAACCGAAATTTGTAAACTTGAGCCTATCGAATCGATAGAGCATGTTCATGTGTGGGAAATTTCCGATAAGCGTTACATGTTTACCGCCAACCTAATTCTCGTCGATAAGAGTCAATCGGAAGCCGCATTGCAGCTCGTTAAACAGTGTTTAGCGACAGAGTTTAATATTGAACATACCACCTTAGAGGTTATCGATAAGACTCAGGATAATGGCCAATGTGCCTAG